A genomic segment from Alistipes senegalensis JC50 encodes:
- a CDS encoding virulence RhuM family protein: protein MAKNIEIRNSTAEFLIFMLEGKEDGIQVMYKCETIWATQKAISQLFDVGVPAISKHLKKIFESGELVENSVVSILETTASDGKNYNTTFYNLDAIISVGYRVNSVRATQFRQWCTFVLRQFAIRGYVLDHKRMENGSFLGVDYFEHLLAEIREIRLSERRFYQKLTDIYATAIDYNKDAPTTRLFFKKVQNKMHYAVHGHTAAELIVERANADKEHMGLTTWENAPNGKIVKTDVSVAKNYLREKELEEMGRIVNASLDMAESMAMRHIPMTMEDWAKRIDKFINLFDGPILQDSGKVSAEYAKEFAESEFEKYRVIQDRLFQSDFDRFEDNSLPPLDVE, encoded by the coding sequence ATGGCAAAGAATATAGAAATACGAAATAGTACAGCAGAGTTCCTCATTTTCATGCTTGAAGGCAAAGAAGATGGGATTCAGGTGATGTATAAGTGTGAAACCATTTGGGCAACGCAGAAAGCTATATCGCAGCTCTTTGATGTGGGCGTGCCAGCAATCAGTAAGCACCTTAAAAAAATCTTTGAGAGTGGTGAATTGGTTGAAAACTCAGTTGTTTCCATTTTGGAAACAACTGCTTCAGATGGCAAAAATTATAACACAACCTTCTATAATCTTGATGCCATTATTAGTGTCGGGTATCGAGTCAATTCTGTTCGTGCCACTCAGTTCCGTCAGTGGTGTACGTTTGTACTCCGGCAGTTTGCCATTCGTGGATATGTGCTTGATCATAAGCGAATGGAGAACGGGTCCTTCTTGGGCGTGGATTACTTTGAGCATTTGCTTGCCGAAATAAGGGAGATAAGGCTGAGTGAGCGTCGTTTTTATCAGAAACTCACGGATATCTATGCTACGGCAATAGACTATAACAAGGATGCTCCGACAACCCGTCTTTTCTTCAAGAAGGTACAGAACAAAATGCACTATGCTGTGCATGGGCATACCGCTGCGGAACTGATTGTAGAACGGGCCAATGCAGATAAAGAACACATGGGATTGACCACATGGGAGAATGCTCCGAATGGAAAAATTGTCAAAACTGACGTGTCTGTAGCAAAGAATTATTTACGAGAAAAAGAATTGGAAGAAATGGGCAGGATAGTCAATGCTTCGCTTGATATGGCAGAAAGTATGGCTATGCGTCATATACCTATGACAATGGAAGATTGGGCAAAGCGAATAGATAAATTCATTAATTTATTTGATGGCCCGATATTGCAGGATAGCGGAAAAGTTTCTGCCGAATATGCCAAAGAGTTTGCTGAATCAGAGTTTGAAAAATACAGAGTCATTCAAGACCGTCTTTTCCAATCGGACTTTGATAGATTTGAGGATAACAGCCTTCCTCCATTGGATGTAGAATGA
- a CDS encoding plasmid mobilization protein translates to MKENTENSLGSSNETRCVFIGAKVTPRQKEHIKSLAAQCGMTVSDYILSCAYNFKPKARLTKEEAALLQNLDNCRSDLVKYTSALHGMSTKQRMIMFNQIPFMVGWLKELGNVAESVCQFLNAVKEHNKIPSNAKSEEE, encoded by the coding sequence ATGAAAGAAAATACTGAAAATTCATTAGGTTCCTCTAACGAAACAAGATGCGTCTTCATCGGAGCGAAAGTTACTCCCCGTCAGAAAGAGCATATAAAATCACTGGCAGCACAATGCGGTATGACCGTAAGCGATTACATATTGTCGTGTGCCTATAACTTCAAGCCCAAAGCGAGGCTTACAAAAGAAGAAGCGGCACTGTTGCAAAATTTGGATAACTGTCGGTCAGACCTTGTTAAATACACCTCCGCACTTCACGGAATGTCCACAAAGCAACGCATGATAATGTTTAATCAGATTCCGTTTATGGTCGGCTGGCTCAAGGAACTTGGCAATGTAGCCGAAAGCGTTTGCCAGTTTCTGAATGCCGTAAAAGAGCATAACAAAATTCCGTCTAACGCTAAATCCGAAGAAGAATGA
- a CDS encoding helix-turn-helix domain-containing protein, producing the protein MEKLLTEKFSQQYETKENTHVPMTVQEACNYLKMPLSTFYYKVKKDDIPVIKQGKHLYIYRDELDRWLESSRRNPAPQSFEEENESMLASHRRKPNSKNW; encoded by the coding sequence ATGGAAAAACTGCTTACGGAGAAATTTTCCCAGCAGTACGAAACCAAAGAGAACACGCACGTCCCCATGACCGTACAGGAGGCTTGCAACTATCTTAAAATGCCGTTGTCAACCTTTTATTACAAGGTCAAAAAGGATGACATTCCGGTTATCAAACAAGGGAAGCATCTCTATATCTATCGTGATGAGCTGGACAGATGGCTGGAATCCTCCCGAAGAAATCCAGCACCGCAAAGTTTTGAGGAAGAGAACGAGTCCATGCTCGCATCCCATCGTCGTAAACCGAACTCTAAAAACTGGTAA
- a CDS encoding tyrosine-type recombinase/integrase, whose protein sequence is MNDCKTVTLRTRPLKNRMLSFYLDYYPGYRDKETMKVIRHESLGIYVYANPRNKREQNFNEVMTEKAEAIRCRRFESVVNERYDFFDRYKLKADFLEYYRKQLRKHDQKWEFVYLHFRNFVHDKCTFEEIDIDLCNKFREYLLSAKKLRRNGPITRNSASGYWSTFRGFLKILYRNGMIKTNVNDFLEKIETEDVMKEALSVEELYKLAETPCKKPILKIASLFACMTSLRISDILALYWEDIVDYSAGGKCVHIITQKNKAEDIIPISEEALGLIGYSSEKKGLVFKGLMRSWTQIPMKEWIRSAGITKDITFHSYRRTFASLQAAAGTDIRTIQSIMAHKSITTTQRYIKVVDANKREASKKITLTRKD, encoded by the coding sequence ATGAACGATTGTAAAACCGTAACATTAAGAACTCGTCCTTTGAAAAACAGGATGCTGTCGTTTTATCTGGATTATTATCCTGGGTATAGAGACAAGGAAACAATGAAAGTTATCCGCCATGAGTCGCTTGGTATTTACGTATATGCCAATCCGAGAAACAAGCGTGAACAGAACTTCAACGAAGTAATGACCGAGAAAGCCGAAGCCATACGTTGCCGTAGGTTTGAATCTGTGGTGAATGAACGGTATGATTTCTTCGACAGGTACAAACTCAAAGCCGATTTCTTGGAGTATTATCGCAAACAGCTCCGTAAGCATGACCAGAAATGGGAGTTCGTCTATCTCCATTTCAGAAACTTCGTACATGACAAATGTACCTTTGAGGAGATTGACATCGACCTATGTAACAAATTTCGGGAATACTTGCTGAGTGCCAAAAAGCTGAGGCGCAATGGACCCATCACACGGAACTCCGCATCAGGATATTGGTCTACTTTCAGGGGATTCCTGAAAATTCTCTACCGTAATGGAATGATAAAGACCAATGTCAATGATTTTTTGGAAAAGATAGAGACAGAGGATGTAATGAAAGAAGCCTTGTCGGTAGAGGAGCTGTACAAGTTGGCCGAAACACCTTGTAAGAAACCTATTCTGAAAATCGCATCGCTGTTTGCCTGTATGACCAGTTTACGTATCAGTGATATTCTCGCCCTATACTGGGAAGATATTGTAGACTACTCAGCCGGAGGGAAATGCGTACACATCATTACGCAAAAGAACAAAGCGGAAGACATCATTCCCATCAGCGAGGAGGCATTGGGATTGATAGGCTATAGTTCTGAAAAGAAAGGTTTGGTATTCAAGGGACTTATGCGTAGCTGGACGCAAATCCCGATGAAAGAGTGGATTCGTTCTGCCGGAATTACCAAGGACATCACATTCCACTCGTACCGGAGAACATTCGCCTCGCTACAAGCTGCTGCTGGGACGGACATCCGCACCATACAGAGCATCATGGCGCACAAGAGTATCACCACCACGCAAAGGTATATCAAGGTGGTCGATGCCAACAAACGGGAAGCCAGCAAGAAAATTACCCTGACAAGGAAAGATTGA
- a CDS encoding helix-turn-helix domain-containing protein produces the protein MEVKRICQWCGKPFIAQKTTTCYCSHQCSNLSYKERIRERKRQLKRSQELLQPRQAAEGQDFFSFAQAAKLMGVTRQYIYKLVKESKLRASRISGKKSLIRRADIELMMKTKPYERVVPKEDFDITEYYTAEEIAQKYKVNAKWVWTYTRQHKVPKVRIRQFNYYSKKHIDAAFAKYEVDSDLTEWYTPEEIQEKYGMTRIAIRSHVYRNNIPSKKEHGQIYYSKLHFDLSKSSAEESKAEYYTVKEAMEKFKLSRNSVYNILQFHQISREKNGRFVRFLKVDFDRVMGVRK, from the coding sequence ATGGAAGTAAAAAGAATTTGCCAATGGTGTGGAAAGCCATTTATAGCCCAAAAGACAACGACCTGCTATTGTAGCCATCAGTGTTCCAATCTTAGCTACAAAGAACGCATCCGGGAACGCAAGCGGCAGTTGAAACGCTCGCAAGAGTTGCTACAACCTCGACAAGCCGCCGAGGGACAGGATTTCTTCTCTTTTGCCCAAGCAGCAAAGTTGATGGGCGTAACCAGACAATACATATATAAATTGGTAAAGGAATCCAAACTTCGGGCTTCACGCATCAGCGGCAAGAAGTCACTCATCCGCCGTGCGGACATCGAACTGATGATGAAAACCAAACCTTACGAGCGTGTCGTGCCCAAAGAGGACTTCGACATCACCGAGTATTACACCGCCGAAGAGATTGCACAGAAATATAAGGTCAATGCCAAATGGGTATGGACTTATACACGACAGCACAAGGTCCCGAAAGTGAGAATCCGCCAGTTCAACTATTACAGCAAGAAGCATATCGACGCCGCCTTTGCCAAGTATGAGGTGGATTCCGACCTGACGGAGTGGTACACGCCCGAAGAGATTCAGGAGAAATACGGCATGACCCGCATCGCCATCCGCTCGCACGTCTACCGCAACAATATCCCATCGAAAAAAGAACACGGGCAGATCTACTACTCGAAGCTACACTTCGACCTCTCGAAGAGCAGCGCGGAGGAGAGCAAGGCCGAATACTACACCGTCAAGGAGGCAATGGAAAAATTCAAACTCTCCCGTAACTCGGTTTATAATATTCTGCAATTCCATCAGATCAGCCGAGAGAAGAACGGGCGCTTCGTCCGCTTCCTGAAAGTGGACTTTGACCGGGTTATGGGTGTCCGTAAGTAA
- the mnmE gene encoding tRNA uridine-5-carboxymethylaminomethyl(34) synthesis GTPase MnmE produces the protein MIPDHDTIVAPATAAGGAIAVVRVSGREAFALCDRVFRGRKPLAEADGYTVHYGEIMDGDRIVDDVLATVFRAPHSYTGEDSVEISCHGSSYIVSEILRLLTAAGGRMAQPGEFTIRAYLAGKLDLSQAEAVADTIAASSRAAHALASTQMRGGYSDELERLRDKLLNLTSLLELELDFSEEDVEFADRTALRETMQRIGAEIDRLRSSFSLGNAIKEGVAVAIAGAPNVGKSTLLNRLLNEERAMVSEIAGTTRDVIEERANIGGILFRFLDTAGIRSTDDRLERMGIERTMESIRRAQLVIHLIDASALAAAVPEPDFALRPDQKLLTVANKIDRAPASLTLPENIIGISAKQGTGLDRLCEALRRAVDTDALYHGDPVVSNSRHYEALTTAREALDRALDGLGNGLPADLLSEEIRQVIHALGSITARGAIVPDEVLQNIFSKFCIGK, from the coding sequence GATTCCCGATCACGATACCATCGTCGCCCCCGCAACCGCCGCAGGAGGGGCCATCGCAGTCGTCCGCGTGAGCGGCCGGGAGGCTTTCGCCCTCTGCGACCGGGTGTTCCGGGGCCGGAAGCCGCTCGCCGAAGCCGACGGATACACGGTGCACTACGGAGAGATCATGGACGGCGACCGCATCGTGGACGACGTGCTGGCCACGGTGTTCCGTGCGCCGCACTCCTACACGGGCGAGGATTCGGTCGAAATCTCGTGTCACGGATCGTCCTACATCGTATCGGAAATCCTCCGTCTGCTGACCGCCGCGGGCGGACGCATGGCCCAGCCCGGGGAGTTCACCATACGGGCCTATCTGGCCGGGAAGCTCGATCTTTCGCAGGCCGAAGCCGTGGCCGACACCATTGCCGCCTCGTCGCGCGCGGCGCATGCGCTGGCCTCGACGCAGATGCGCGGCGGGTATTCCGACGAGCTGGAACGCCTGCGCGACAAACTCCTGAACCTCACCTCGCTGCTGGAACTGGAACTGGACTTTTCGGAGGAGGACGTGGAGTTCGCCGACCGGACGGCACTGCGCGAGACAATGCAGCGCATCGGAGCCGAGATCGACCGCCTGCGCAGTTCGTTTTCGCTGGGCAACGCCATCAAGGAGGGTGTCGCCGTGGCGATCGCCGGAGCCCCGAACGTAGGAAAATCGACGCTGCTGAACCGCCTGCTCAACGAGGAGCGCGCGATGGTCTCGGAAATCGCCGGCACGACGCGCGACGTGATCGAGGAGCGGGCCAACATCGGCGGCATCCTTTTCCGGTTCCTCGACACGGCGGGCATCCGCTCGACCGACGACCGCCTGGAACGCATGGGCATCGAACGCACGATGGAGAGCATCCGGCGGGCGCAGCTCGTCATCCACCTGATTGACGCTTCGGCCCTCGCAGCCGCGGTTCCCGAGCCCGATTTCGCGCTCCGTCCCGATCAGAAGCTCCTGACCGTCGCAAACAAAATCGACCGGGCTCCCGCGTCGCTGACGCTTCCCGAAAACATCATCGGCATCTCGGCGAAACAGGGCACGGGTCTCGACCGGCTGTGCGAAGCCCTGCGCCGGGCAGTCGATACCGACGCACTCTACCACGGCGATCCGGTCGTTTCGAACAGCCGCCATTACGAAGCCCTCACGACGGCCCGCGAGGCTCTCGATCGGGCTCTCGACGGCTTGGGCAACGGGCTTCCCGCCGACTTGTTGAGCGAAGAGATCCGCCAGGTCATCCACGCTCTCGGTTCCATCACCGCCCGCGGCGCCATCGTCCCCGACGAAGTCCTTCAAAATATCTTTTCGAAATTTTGCATCGGGAAATGA